The following proteins are co-located in the Clavibacter capsici genome:
- a CDS encoding GNAT family N-acetyltransferase: MSTSRETRTPPREITPLRDDADARAFRALNEAWITTLFALEPDDERVLADPRGQIVDRGGAVLLARDGDRAIGCVALIPEGDGVWELAKMAVDEAARGRGTGRRLLVAAIAEARRRGATTLVLGSSVDLPAAVHLYEAVGFRHVAPEEVGHMPYARASVFMRMELDPAETR, from the coding sequence ATGAGCACGAGCCGCGAGACCCGCACCCCGCCCCGGGAGATCACCCCGCTCCGCGATGACGCCGACGCCCGCGCCTTCCGCGCGCTCAACGAGGCGTGGATCACGACCCTCTTCGCGCTCGAGCCCGACGACGAGCGCGTGCTCGCGGATCCGCGCGGGCAGATCGTCGACCGCGGCGGCGCGGTGCTGCTGGCGCGCGATGGCGACCGGGCGATCGGCTGCGTCGCGCTGATCCCCGAGGGCGACGGCGTCTGGGAGCTCGCGAAGATGGCGGTCGACGAGGCCGCGCGCGGCCGGGGCACGGGACGCCGGCTGCTCGTCGCGGCCATCGCGGAGGCCCGGCGCCGGGGTGCGACGACGCTCGTGCTCGGGAGCAGCGTCGACCTCCCCGCGGCCGTGCACCTCTACGAGGCCGTCGGCTTCCGGCACGTGGCGCCCGAGGAGGTCGGGCACATGCCGTACGCGCGGGCGAGCGTGTTCATGCGGATGGAGCTGGATCCCGCCGAGACCCGCTGA